From the Pseudomonas sp. Teo4 genome, the window CTCCGACCCCGGGTTGTTGCTGGATGCAGCGAGCGAGGGGCTGGGTATCGCCCTGGTCAGCCAGCTGCTGGCCCAGCGTGCAGTGGCGCAGGGCCACTTGCAGGCCTTGTCCGAGCAGCGTGTGCGCGGGCCAGCGTGGGCTTGCCTGGTGCACAGGGACAGTCAGGACGATCCGTTGGCGCGGCAGTTCCTGGAATGGCTGAAGGAGGCCTTGGCGCAGGACGCTCAGGTTTCGCATCACCCAATCACCCCGTAATATGTGTCGGATAACCTGCGGGGGTAGTCTCACCCTCTAGTTCAATCGGAATCGCCCGCAGCGGCGCTTCCCTGGCATAAACCTGACGAGGTACAGACATTGGCCATCATTCATCCTAAGGTCCGCGGTTTCATCTGCACCACGACTCACCCGAAGGGCTGCGAGCTCAACGTCCGTGACCAGATCGAAGCCACCCGCAAGCTGGGCGTGCGCGAGGATGGTCCGAAGAAGGTCCTGGTCATCGGTGCCTCCAGTGGCTACGGCCTGGCAGCGCGCATCACCGCGGCCTTCGGCTTCAAGGCCGACACCCTGGGCGTGTTCTTCGAAAAACCGGGTACCGAGACCAAGGCGGGCACCGCTGGCTGGTACAACGCCGCTGCGTTCGACAAGTTCGCCAAGGCCGAAGGCCTGTACAGCAAGTCGATCAACGGCGACGCGTTCTCGGACGAAGCCCGTGCCAAGGTTATCGGGCTGATCAAGAACGAAATGGGCGGCAAGGTCGACCTGGTGATCTACTCGCTGGCTTCGCCTGTGCGCAAACTGCCGCAGACCGGTGAGCTGATCCGTTCCTCGCTCAAGCCGATCGGCCAGCCGTACAAGTCGACCGCCATCGACACCAACAAGGACACCATCATCGAGGCCAGCATCGAGCCTGCCACCGAGCAGGAAATTGCCGACACCGTCACCGTCATGGGTGGTCAGGACTGGCAGCTGTGGATCGATGCCCTGGCTGGTGCCAACGTGCTGGCCGAAGGCGCGCGTACCGTGGCCTTCAGCTACATCGGCACCGAGATCACCTGGCCGATCTACTGGCACGGTGCCCTGGGCCAGG encodes:
- the fabV gene encoding enoyl-ACP reductase FabV; translated protein: MAIIHPKVRGFICTTTHPKGCELNVRDQIEATRKLGVREDGPKKVLVIGASSGYGLAARITAAFGFKADTLGVFFEKPGTETKAGTAGWYNAAAFDKFAKAEGLYSKSINGDAFSDEARAKVIGLIKNEMGGKVDLVIYSLASPVRKLPQTGELIRSSLKPIGQPYKSTAIDTNKDTIIEASIEPATEQEIADTVTVMGGQDWQLWIDALAGANVLAEGARTVAFSYIGTEITWPIYWHGALGQAKQDLDETALRLDQKLASEIKGGANVAVLKSVVTQASSAIPVMPLYLSMVFKIMQEKGVHEGTQDQLDRMFRDRMYRADGAPAAVDEKARLRLDDWELRDDVQDACKALWPQVTTENLFEITDYAGYKKQFLNLFGFERADVNYDEDVATDVKFDCIEL